From Candidatus Methylomirabilota bacterium, the proteins below share one genomic window:
- a CDS encoding RraA family protein: MPLSSQQIDALTKITSPSVANAIETFKIRPREVGNVSSEIRGLFPELGPLVGYAATCIIRAEQGPIDGHRASTYGWWDFVLSIPAPRVIVVHDLDEPRGQGAQWGEVQANIHRALGCVGVVTDGSVRDLDEVRALKFQFAAAHISVSHANVHMVDFGIPVKVGGVWIKPGDLVHLDQHGVVTIPEEIAPQIPAAIAKVEADEKKIISTCQASGFSVDKLKELYKQIRPGTY; encoded by the coding sequence GTGCCGCTCTCCAGCCAGCAGATCGACGCCCTCACCAAGATCACCAGCCCCAGCGTCGCCAATGCCATCGAGACCTTCAAGATTCGCCCGCGGGAAGTCGGCAATGTCTCCTCGGAGATCCGCGGGCTCTTTCCCGAGCTCGGCCCCCTCGTCGGGTACGCCGCCACCTGCATCATCCGCGCCGAGCAGGGCCCCATCGACGGTCATCGCGCCAGCACCTACGGCTGGTGGGATTTCGTGCTGAGCATTCCCGCGCCGCGGGTCATCGTCGTCCACGATCTCGACGAGCCGCGCGGCCAGGGCGCCCAGTGGGGCGAGGTGCAGGCCAACATCCACCGCGCCCTCGGCTGCGTCGGCGTGGTCACGGATGGCTCCGTGCGCGATCTGGACGAGGTCCGCGCCCTGAAGTTCCAGTTCGCGGCCGCCCACATCTCCGTCTCCCACGCCAACGTCCACATGGTCGACTTCGGCATCCCCGTCAAGGTGGGCGGCGTGTGGATCAAGCCGGGCGATCTCGTCCATCTCGATCAGCACGGCGTGGTCACCATCCCCGAGGAGATCGCCCCCCAGATCCCCGCGGCCATCGCCAAGGTCGAAGCCGACGAGAAGAAGATCATCTCCACCTGCCAGGCCTCGGGCTTCTCCGTGGACAAGCTCAAGGAGCTCTACAAGCAGATCCGCCCCGGCACGTACTGA